tgtttacttttgtaGAAAAGCTACAAAATGATTGGGATCGAAGGGAAATATGGTATATGACAATCCTTCTCTTGTTTAGAATGGTACAAGGCACAAAGGAGAGAATGTATTTGTATGGATCTCACCTAAAAATGTTATGTCCAATTTTGAAAGGAAAGGGGAGGGAGTGAAGTTTTATgtgggttaaaaaaaaaataccttattTATATCACATCGATTTTATCTgaccaattatatttttatatacattttttttcctttcacttATTACACTACcaaataagaagaaagaagaatatatatatttcattttctcttttaccAAAACATACATTGTTTAGCAAAAAGAATTGACCCGAAACAAGATCGATCCAAAGCTAAAAAATCCAAAGCGTGATATTTTCCTACAATCAATCATTTGACAACATTTACTATATTTGAGAAGTATTTTGcttctttaatcaattacaacttcCTCTTTGCTCTCTGCTCCAGTTACAAAAGAATAATAGCACATTGTAATACACAACTAAGAAAGGAAAAGCAGTGACAACAATAGAAGAAATAATTTCTCTGTAGTATCAAGTATGATCATATGCACAGGTAgttgaataatatttgcattaAGGAATGCTGCATCTGTATCTATCAACTGCAAAGTCGAGAGCATAGCTGTTGTTGAGCCTCCAATGAGCTAATATCTGAAAGAGGAAACATGTGACTTCTCCCATTGCTCAAGCATGTTATGTTAAGTTGGTTTCGTATTTGGGTTGACTGCACCagaaaatatcaatattaaaaCCATCTTAGATGATATAGAAAAAACATTGTGTAACAATCTCCTTAAATCATCTACAGATTTGGCAACAAAATCATACAATTCTTTTCATCACAGCCTGCAAGGATGGAAAGTACACGATGAAATGAAAGACCACTCACCTCACAATAAAGTTGTTGTGATTTGCAGCTCCATTTTGAGGTAGGAACGCAACTTAAGTAATGACACCATGAGCAACGATCATTCAAGTTAACACCTCGAAGGAGCAAAACCAGCCCAGTAACCAACCTGTCAAAATATACAACTTTCAGATTTGGGGGCCTAGTGTGATAAAGCAAAGCACCCAATAGAGATAAAATCACAAAggtaataataagaaaaatagtacTTCACAGGCCATAagattcaataaatatattattgtagCATGACTTTATAAATCTTGCTGTGGAAGAAAAACATAGGCAATAATATTCAAAGAACTCAGAGCAAGGAGGATCAGGAACCATCCTGAAACAGAAAAAACAGGAAAAACAAAACCCAAGACTCTTAGAAGCACAGACACTTCTGAAGAGTGCCGTGTCCACTTGTCGGACACGTGTCTGACACCGACACTCCTCGGACACCATGTCAGAAACATTTTGGCAgtgtccaatttttttatttttgggcttGAACACACTGCAGACACTTCTTCAAACAACTGGACGCGCAACGGACACCTCTCTGAACACACAATGGACACTTATATGGACACATCAAACACATTTGTGGTTTGCCCCTTTTGCATGACAACATCCACTCACATTCTCGAGTATGCTGGTGCCACTGGTTATTTTTCATTTGTCATTGTGTCTGGTTGTCATGCTTGGCTGATTTCACATTTGTGGTCCCTTTGTTTGTCACTTcgtcttgtttttcttttcactaattttCCTCTCATTTCATGTGTTTCTGGAACACCCTTTGTTTTTCTTGATATAaatcttaattatcaatttacaTTTTTGTCATGCTGattgtatatgtgtgtgtgtatgtgtgtatgTGGTGTCCCGTGTCCTATGTTTTAGATGACTTTGTGAAGCCCATAAACAGACACTCAGCAGCTTAAATACCATGCCAACAAATTTCTTTAACATAGTTGTTAGAATCTTAAGAATTGTGATTCAAATAGCACAATTTGATACAACTTGTAtcatgtgatgaattgtagatgACTTTGAATCTTGTGATACATGGATAAGGCGGTACAATTCTGTATCACCAACACAAATCACTTGATTTAtcaatttgttattttatactATTCTTTCACCAAGTCTCataaaagaatttgaaaagTATGATAAGCTTAAATTGTTAAATTGAAAGGAATTGAAGGAGCACTGTTGCATGCATTCTATTTGATTATTCTAATGTTCTAATACCACCACTATCTCATCCTATGCATTCCATTTGGTTGTTCCATTCTCAACTTTTAATCACTTGAAACATAGGTTTCACACATAATTATGATTTGTTTTGGTAGATTCATGCGTAAGTggttttatgattttatctgttatagtttaaaattattacatcaAACATTACACATCACTTATATAATATTGCTTAAGTAGtatatgtcaatttttttacattgtgCTTTTGAATCTTATGATTTGATACACTTTATGATTAACAATTCTAAAATTAGCTTGGCAATTCACAATTTGAATCCCAATTTGATAACCTTGTTCTTTAGTATTAAATCAGTGTATTTAGGAAACAAGCATCAAAGTCCTAATCTTGTGTAAATACCCTATTGTAGAAAACAATGCAATTGGATCCCCAATAAAATACAAGGTAATGTTCAAAacagaaaggaagaaaataaacaaaaagagaaCTTACCCGGCAATGAGTAGTATGAAGGATATGACCCACAGAGCATACTGATAAGGTTTGTGTTTATATTTCACCGAAGGTGCAGCAGCTGTAGAGTGAGAATTCCTGTGTCTACTACTAACCCATTTGAACTGGGGGCGAATCAGAAAGATAAACCCAAGAAAAAAGCCAGAGACAAATCCTCCAATATGAGCAAAATTGTCCACATGTGGAAGAACTCCAATGGCTAAATTGATTACAACGATGACTATAAGAGTCAATAACGCTGCAAACTGCAAAACAATACAAACAtagaatggaaaaaaaataaatgtctgTTGCACAAAGGCAGAGCGGATCATTTATTAGGAAGCAGGCACCATTGCATGGAACAGATTTGTTGATTCACTTACCTTATTGGCATATATTGTCCAATTTATCAAGAGCTCCGATAGCATGCCTCCTAGTAAGCCAAATAATGCACCAGAAGCACCCACGGAGATTCCTTCTCGTATGAATAGAGCAGACAGCAAACTCCCTCCAAAACCGGATATCACATACAGGAATCCAATTCGAACTGCCAAAGGGCAAGCCAACGTAGAAATTACAATCAGAAACTGAGATAGTTGCAGCTAAAGTCTGCTCAGTTTCTTCCAGAATATTTATGCAGTAAACCCTTAATAATGTGAAAAGGGAAATGAATGAATGATATACGTATACTTGACAATGCAAGGATAATTACCAGCACCATACCAAATCCAAATTCTTGCTCAAGGCGAATTCCAATAAAAACGAGACTCAACATGTTGGCAAGCACGTGAACAACCCCACCGTGCAACCATATACAAGAGAAGAGCCGCCAAACCTGGTGTCCATGAATCACTTTACCAACTTCAAGAGCACCCATCTTCTCTaatctaaataaatataaaaataaaaaaaatttcagtaTTGGTACAATCCATTATTCATTGCAACAATGTATgacacatgaatgaaataaAGTTGTGTTTTTGGGCGATGAGAGACGAAGAACTCACGTGGAGGAAGAAGGACCTAAGAGAGGGTTCTCTTTGAGAGGTTGAAACGAGAATCTTCCGAGAAAAGAGGCGACGCAGGAACCGTAAAAGGAATGGTTAGGACAATCATTTATATACATTGTGACGATGAAGacgacaatgttggccaccacGAAGGTGGGGACCAGCCATGGGAACCAGCGCTTGAAGAGGCTGAAGTCGCGATCGTGCACGGCAGGGGGACTCGGCGGCGACGGAGAGTGCCTCCGCCCCCGTCCGGGGTGGACGGTGGTGGTGTCGCAGCGCGGATGAATCTGCACCTCGACGGTGGCAGAAGATGGGTCCCTCCCCATGATTCTTCTCGTCCCTTTGGCAAAGATTGAAACTTTGCTAACGCATTGCAGCAATTAAGATTTGGGGAATTGAGAGTTGGAAAACGGAATCCAACAAAGACGAGGGAGCAAAGTTAGGAAATGGTTGGTTGATCTTGTTTGGCATGTCTCGCTTCTTTGTTTCTTTGCCTTCCTTACAGACTAATCTTCTAACCAATGGCACCTACCATTAGCTCTCACTTACTTATTTCTTCtcaaattcttcttcttttacttcttctttttttcaattattattattaattattaatttttgcctagagtataatataaatttatgggAAATGTTTTGAGTGACGgtgaagaaatttaaaataaaaatgttttatttatgaCGGAAAATTGTGTGGTagataatctttttttattcttctatcATTCTTaagctaaatatttttttttcgatttGTTAGTTAATACTTTAAGGTTATGTCTTgacaagttattttaattaatttttaattttttgattgactaaaattttatttaattgtttaataaataattttttaaaataatttctacgtttttttacaataaaaaattgaagtcaattttaaattttttttgctagttgaaaagtttgtttaattgttttgataaaaaaaactttattagcTTCTAgcgattttttaaatattacttggagtaatatgttttaaaacgttaatttttaattttttatattttattttatttttattgtcaatatattttttatttttttattattttttttaaaataaatcataattttattattttttatcattttatatttttcaattacttcaataactaattttactAAACACGTgtactttaataaattaatttttcaattctaAGCTTGCAGCTTTTAGCTATCAATTAACTTTTCAACTTTTAGCTTATTTTCCAGTTTGGTCAACTATCTAGCTTTTCTCACTTTTAGCTAACTTTTTAGCTTTGAgttaattttttagataattttgtCCAACATAacttataacatttttaaaaatgctaATTTTTAGCTTCTagattatcatattttattcaatttttatccttaaaatatttattcaattttcttattatcttttttaaatttattattttatattttttagttacttcAATAACTATTTTACCGAACACTTGTGATATAATAAGCTAATTGAAAGCTAAGAAGGTACTTGATGATTGAAAGCTTAACAATTACcttattaaaaatcatgatttatttaaaatgacataaaaaataataaaattatcatctagttaagaaaaataacaagaaaaatgaataaatatattaagaataaaagtgaaagaaaatataaaaaattaaaaattattatttaaaaaaactgttatttaatgttttaaaaaacaatagaagttacttaaaaaaacatatgtttACCGAACtgttaaacaaatttttcaaataattaaaaaactaaaaattaattaaaatgttttattaaacaTAACCTAATAACACTCATTAATAAGACACTAAATTTAGGCTTTTTTTTACGTTAAtggtgtaatttttttcaaaaattaccaaaattaaTACCTTTTGAATTATTTATGAAAGGAATAAATTGTCATTAGAAACACGATTTCAAATACAAAGAAATGGTGCTTGCAAACAGAACTTTCCTTTTCAAATACATTGAtcatttctgtttttgttttaaattatgtgattTAAGTGAAATCGTACGTCCATTGATGatttcaacttaatttttaatattaaactaaagTCGTCTTAGCAgtgacttttgttttttttttttaaatcatgaaTTTATAGTGGGTTTTATGTTagcttaaaatataaatgattaaggaatttctaaattaaaaaaatatgagaaaaacaATAGATTGGTAGATGTGGTGATAGAAGAAGGGGAATATAACCAATTTAATGTGGTTGTAGATAAAGGGGGAAACAACCAGAACCTATTTAACAACAAACGGAAGAAAGATCACGACAACACACCATAAGACCTACATGTAAAATATTCTcccacaaataattttttttcttccatatatgtaagatattaattatatttttattataaaattatggccAATTTTAAGTGCTTTTGAATtatccaaattttttttatgatcataatttaaaataattttcatattttaatttaaataccctaattttatgcatttttttttaaaaattattataaattcatgaaaataaaatcgGTCCTGCTAAGATGATTTTAgtttactattaaaaaagtaAGTTAAAATCGTGAATGAATGTacgattttatttaaatcacataaaaaaaaattaaaaaaactgaatTCGTCCTTACATACAcgattttttcaataaaaaggaAATTGTGTTTGCAAACATGTTTGGATGAGATTATACGTTAACATTTCAATATCATAATTAGATAAAGTCCTATATTTTTATCAcgcatattatttatatttttgtatttctgTTTTAAAGTTTGTTGTTACGTTCCCAAGTGTATCTCTGAAACGGCTGATCCGGAACGgactttaacaaaaaaaaaatgttgtgttTGATTGAATGAAATCCAACTATCAAGTTTTTATGATGCATAGATGATAGAACACGGATACTTTTGCTTAAAATGCTTACATACATGTTTATAGTTACGTTACGGAAAAGGGATTACGATGTTCCTTATAGGCATCCTCTCCTGGGATTACAATGCCCAGTCTccattattctaatttataaagCAATTCCTGAATTGTCTTCCAAGCAATACCCGATGTtgagtttaaaatttaacattttaactTGTTTACCAACATCAAATTTAAACTcgacttattttgattatttttcctTCCgttgttttggttttaaaaattattaagtttatatattaatgggcattttacattaaaaaaatcaaacagaatTAGGAAGATAAATACAGTAAAGTATGAAAACTAGGTATTATTCtctacataaaattataaattattaagtagaagaaatatatatattaaaataataagattcTGGCATTAAGTATGAGTATTAAGTATTTCtcgataatatttatataaaaaatttattgtcattatCATTcgtataaatatgtttttaatgctAAAGATTTTAAAGcctgattttttttgttctttgttgtcTTTTATCCCGTatgtatatgtaaaaaaaacaaaaaatcaaactcgagtaaaaaaaatcaatcatcccTAATTGCTTTTGATGGGCGACGACAAATAAAtgttgttattataaatttgattttaaatgtaATGTTGATGAAATGATCAACAAGGCGTTTGTAGTCCAACGGTTAGGATAATTGCCTTCCAAGCAATAGACCCGGGTTCGACTCCCGGCAAACGCAATTCCtcttttatgatattattttagtttttttggcTACACAGAAAAGACAAGGAGCCAAACGGCGAAACCAATCCAATCAATTGTGGTCTCTATTTATCTACGTGGTCGGGTTCTTTGTATTgtaatttctattttctaaagaaTGAAAGTGAAGGTGATGAGAGTCGcgagcagcagcagcagcaacggGTTGAGCGTGGTAGCCAAAATGAGAAGAAGCAGCAGCGTTTCTTTGTTCTCCGTTCGAGCCTGCCATGATCTCCCTCATGGACCTTCCTGCATCTACGTTGGCCCCCTCCACTCCGCAACCCAAGAGACCCTCGAAGCTCTTTACTCTCAGGTCAGCTCAATCAATTTAACTTAATTACCCTTCTACGATACATTTGTTTCCCTAGCTGctcttaatttttcttaattaagcaGGCACGGGATGCATATTACAGCGGAGAGCCTTTGATTCTTGATGACATGTTTGATAGACTAGAGGTATCTATCTATGTCTATCTATCCATATCTTTCTTCATTTCACCACTCATCTATTCACTCATCTTATGGAAAAACAGTTGAAGCTTAAGTGGTATGGTTCTAAGTCAGTTGTCAAGTATCCCAGATGCAGTATCAGAAGGCATTCAACATATGCTGATGCTGACGTAATTTTTCTTCGTCAATTATCAATTTTTGCTTTCAAATATTAATCAATACAGTATTGTTAAGAATGCATCCCAAAGTTACATTTTATGTGTCGGGTGATGTAAGTCTATTGAATGTCCTTAGTTTATGCAGTTAAAATATCCAGGTTCCTCTGCCTCCTTTTTCTGTTCTCTTGGTTTCTTCACTTGAATATTGAGTGGTGTGGATGTAGGGCAGGAAGATCTGTCAATGGCTATTGCATTAGCAAGCTTATGGTCCCTATTTCTCGCACTTGGCTGTTCAGCGTGTGTTTCGCCCATATTCTACACTGTTAGCACGGCTTATCACAGAGCATTCGACTCAGGATTATCATACGGTAGCCCATCTTCATCGGGACTAGGGCTTCTTTTTGTCGTCAATAGCATTATCTTCATGGCACTGGGTTTCGTCATTGGCTACCCAGTTGCTTCAGCTTcaggtaaaaattattttcaaatttaatgatAAGCCCTTTTATTTAGTTCAATTTTGATAAGGACAAAACTTAGAAATGATTCCTTGTGTATTTTTAGTGTTGTTCTCCGGTCAGATTTAGTGTCTCGCCCTCGAAAActtatgttaatatttaatgtaaacATTTATTTTGGGGATTATTGAGGTGAAACTCCAATTCTATTTAGAGAATAACATGAAAAATACTTAAGTTATGTTTGACAACATTAGTTAAAAAAGTTAATTGGAAGTTAAAAATTGAAAGCTAGTAGTTGAAAGTATGTAACTGGAAACTAGCTTATAAAATTAGAAGTGTTGAGTAAAATTATCTGTTATAGTagcttaaaagtataaaataacaaaaaattaataaaatcatgatttatttaaaaaaggtaacaagaaaaatgaataaatatatcgaaaataaaaatgaaagaaaatataaaaatctagAAGCTAaaactaatgttttaaaaaacatcaaaaactatttaaaaaaatatttgcttaccaaacaatcaaataaacttttaaaataaattagaaactaCATATAAATTTTGTCCTTTTGGTAACTCCAAAAAAATATCCAATCATTCATTTCAACATGTCTACTAttactattatatttatttatagagcAAATTACACTTGCACCTTATGAGGTTAACACTTATTATATTCAAGCCcactcctctttttttttatcatacacaagactcttttgttatttttatcatcTATTACACTGTGACCCCTAATCCACTAATGCTGTCAAAGataatgagaaaaagaaaaaagaagtgaGGATCTAGTGGCGTTGTCGTCACGTCTTCGACCCTGATGAAGGTGACATTGTTGTACTTGACGAAAAAACTGTTGAGCTGCAACGCACTATCACAGGAGGTGAAGCAGAGGTTGCTGAGTTTGGTGACCGCATGCGACACGCAGCAAGAGCACTAATCGTTGGTAAAGTTGTTGCAACATTGGAAGAGTCCATAGATGGCGTCAGAGAAAGCAGGAACAGTGAAGTTGTTGTGGTTGGTGAAGGCAACGAAGTTGCGAGGGAGGTGAGGAGCCAGTTGACGGTGTTTAATTTTGTAGGGGAACTTGAGTTGAAAGCAGACTTGCATGAGAGTAATAGGAAATTTTTACACATTTCAAAGAAATTAACATCGTTAGTAACAATGAATGTTcatgagaaacaaaagaaatgtgATTTTAGAGAGGAGGTGTAAGTGTAATAAACACTAACTTCAGGAGGAACGCGTGTAATTTActcttatttatattatattaactgCACATTTTCACAGTTAAGGTACTTCAAGGTTTGTGGAGGAATGATTTAGCGGCACTAAAGGGTTCTTGTCCAAATTGTGGAGAAGAGGTCAGTCATTAAGTTATATACACAAACTGTCATATAGGCCTCTGGTTTCTTTTCCAACTTGTTGCTCCAGTGACTGGTCCTTCCTATTTGTTCAGATAGAGAAGCACACATTTAATGTTAAACTTCTCTTAAATCGACCTCACGGAATTTAATTCCTTTTCTTTCAGGTATTTGCATTTGTGAGAACGGACAAGGCTAACAACTCTCCCCATAGAGCAGATTGTCATGTGTGTGAATGCTTATTGGAATTTCGCACCGAAGTTGaggtaataatataatatttttttgctactGCATAAGGGCTAATGCAGGTCATAAGATTAGAcatctattttattctcattttatgAGTAGAGAATAAAAACATAACAATGTAAAGCAAGAGTTGCAGCTATTTTGCTGTTTGCATGACAGATGATGTTATTATTTTGCAGCAATCGGCTTTAAGATTAGGGAGACAATGGGTTTATGGGCGTATTTACCTTGTTCGCAGATCCAGACGCCAAAGAGAACCGTAAATTTTCATCGCATCTGGGGCTTATATGATTGTGAATAGTAGCTAGTAAGGAATGGATAAAACCAAATTCTGTTCAGATCTTCTTAGTACAAAACAGTTTTGGTAGAACTAAGAAGCCATCTTGTAACACTTTCATAAAGGAAATAATTGACGTGTCAATGGTTTCTTTGATTTGATGGAGAGTTAGAGTTaacgattttattttttgaagctGCTATAGatgttaaatgtaattttagttttagttatgaATGGTTAAATACTTAAGTGTAAACCAATATGCAACATCAGAACGTCTTCAATAGAAGACTACAAGTACAGTACCGctgctattttttttcctcGACTTCAGACAACTATGGTCCAATATCAAAtcacaaaatcattaaaatGTCAATTACGTTTGGAAGTTTAGCATCACTGGATTTGTCTCCTTTATATGCTTCTTTTTTGtatgcttttatttaaaaaataacacatcAAGGGAGTGAAAAAAACAACTAAGAAAGATAATGCTGCTATTTGAGAAAGAGAATTCatctttcttattattttcaaatcaaacTACATCGAGAGAAAACTAATTATGCAAATTGAACTCATTAAACTCGCAGGTTACGCAAATTAAACCGAACTCATATTCTAAATGAGCCTCACTTTATAAGACTCACAACCTATACGTTTcagtaaaaacaaaacaaaaaaaaaaaccctaaagcGTGGACTATCTCTGTAACACAACTTTTATACCAAGCTCTAcctataataatgataataattgttcatatatataatatccttTTGAAGAttttacttctcttttttttataagatcattttcaaattattttttttattaaaatattcttaattattttacaaattttaagtgTATAAACAATAAATGGTACTAATTTAATAAGATAAACTCTATGTCTTTTACGAAGATTAAGAAAGATGACTaacaacatattaattaattaaattagataaaaagagtaaaatgatgaataatattaaaaaataagtataaatttattttcaaatttaatattactatATGTATTTTTGGTGTAAATAACGATAATAAAGATGAAATTTAATTTCCCATAGACTCTAGTGGGTTGTACATTACTGGTTCCTAGATATGTTAATGAggcttttaaattaaaaaaaatataaatacggAGTTATTAGTAATCAGTAATAGCAATAAATTAGAGTGTAACTTGTGATGATAACATTAATATTCAGAGGAAGGGAGATGATCCACTTTAGAATTCTCACATAAATCATTAGATATTAAGAAGATTAACgatgagaatgaaaaataatacgCGACAGTCACTGCTTAACTTGAATGTTGTCTTCATCCACACTTCCTTCGGATTCCAACACACCAAACAGAACCTCCACCTACGCAATCCAAACCAAATTCTCTGTTCTCTTCTTTCTCAACATTTCAATACTCAATTCCATCCCTCAAatcactcttcctttttttctctttctaacATCCACTCCTTTCTctcctaattattattattttaattttcttttcaaacaaaCACTTTTTTTGCCAATTCGATTTGCTTCAGCGTCGAGGAGCCATCGTCGATTTGTTTCCCTTCTGTCTGATCTTCTGAATCAGTGTTTTACAGAGAGATGGGTAGCCCCGAGAAGAATGAAAATAAGGGCTTTTTCGCCACCATGACTTCCGGCTTCTCCATGTTCAGCAGCGCCATGCACCGATCTGTCAACGGGTATTTTTACCAACAAAGTTTCTTCTATTCCTATTCTAATTCATGTCTATATTATCATAATTCATCTGCGTTGTGTCATCATACATCGTATCTACACTCATGTGTATAACTATGTGCGCGCGCGCGTGTTGTTTAATTcttaacttataatttaaagTGCCATTGACAACATCACATGATTATGTAGTATTTGTTGGATTTTATAGTTTTAGTACTTGAATTTTACAACCTAGGTTTACCTGTGTGCTTCGACTTGTGTAACAAGCAAGCAACTTGTATTTCCCGGTTACTTTTATAACTGCAATTATTTGTCTGTATGGTATGCTTAACCTGAGATTGTATTCATCTCAAGCGCACAGATGATCATATCTTTTGAGGAAGACATaagattttaattattacaaagtATTGGGTACGGCAAAGGCATGTTGCTATTATAGTGTTATTGTCTTTTCAAAATACTAAAATGGCTGGAAAAGAgaattttttctccatgtactTGTTCTTAGTTCTGAGCTCTCAACACCATACTGGCAAGACTTATTGGAAAGGGTTCCATCAAGGATTTGCTTTCCAGGGTAATGTTCAACAGTTTTATACATCAAGGATGTGAGCTACAAGTAattattaaagataaatatcTGTTTATGGAAGTGGAATATCTTTAATCACTGATATTCTCAAGAAATGTAGAAAGCTTATGGCAATTTTATTCCAAGCTTTTTGGTCCTTGGACATCATTTTATTACACCCCTATCCATTTTAGTTTCATCACTGGGGAATGCAAGGTTACACATGTTCTCCTTTGATTCCAGGATGCTGGGACATGAAGGGGTAGAAGTCATAAATCCGGAGGGTAGTAAAGAGGATGCAGAGGAGGAAGCTCAAAGAGGAAGATGGAAACCAGAGGTGTTTATTTTGcttgtttattttgttaatgttatttttgtaattCCAACTTTTTCAGTAGTATCTTATTTTCTTACTTCCTGTTTAGACATTGAAAATGCTCATGGTTGTCATTCCTCTGTCTCCCTTAAGTTATCTATTTGTGttgctttttagttttatttattgttgatcATAAGGTTGccacccatttttttttttggttttactttattttctacTTCTCTTCTTCAGCACATACTTGATGCATGTGTTAGTTCTTGTTCTTCTAATTACATTGAAGTATTT
The nucleotide sequence above comes from Glycine soja cultivar W05 chromosome 11, ASM419377v2, whole genome shotgun sequence. Encoded proteins:
- the LOC114376516 gene encoding RHOMBOID-like protein 1, yielding MGRDPSSATVEVQIHPRCDTTTVHPGRGRRHSPSPPSPPAVHDRDFSLFKRWFPWLVPTFVVANIVVFIVTMYINDCPNHSFYGSCVASFLGRFSFQPLKENPLLGPSSSTLEKMGALEVGKVIHGHQVWRLFSCIWLHGGVVHVLANMLSLVFIGIRLEQEFGFVRIGFLYVISGFGGSLLSALFIREGISVGASGALFGLLGGMLSELLINWTIYANKFAALLTLIVIVVINLAIGVLPHVDNFAHIGGFVSGFFLGFIFLIRPQFKWVSSRHRNSHSTAAAPSVKYKHKPYQYALWVISFILLIAGLVTGLVLLLRGVNLNDRCSWCHYLSCVPTSKWSCKSQQLYCESTQIRNQLNITCLSNGRSHMFPLSDISSLEAQQQLCSRLCS
- the LOC114377415 gene encoding PGR5-like protein 1B, chloroplastic isoform X1 — encoded protein: MKVKVMRVASSSSSNGLSVVAKMRRSSSVSLFSVRACHDLPHGPSCIYVGPLHSATQETLEALYSQARDAYYSGEPLILDDMFDRLELKLKWYGSKSVVKYPRCSIRRHSTYADADEDLSMAIALASLWSLFLALGCSACVSPIFYTVSTAYHRAFDSGLSYGSPSSSGLGLLFVVNSIIFMALGFVIGYPVASASVKVLQGLWRNDLAALKGSCPNCGEEVFAFVRTDKANNSPHRADCHVCECLLEFRTEVEQSALRLGRQWVYGRIYLVRRSRRQREP
- the LOC114377415 gene encoding uncharacterized protein LOC114377415 isoform X2; this translates as MKVKVMRVASSSSSNGLSVVAKMRRSSSVSLFSVRACHDLPHGPSCIYVGPLHSATQETLEALYSQARDAYYSGEPLILDDMFDRLEEDLSMAIALASLWSLFLALGCSACVSPIFYTVSTAYHRAFDSGLSYGSPSSSGLGLLFVVNSIIFMALGFVIGYPVASASVKVLQGLWRNDLAALKGSCPNCGEEVFAFVRTDKANNSPHRADCHVCECLLEFRTEVEQSALRLGRQWVYGRIYLVRRSRRQREP
- the LOC114375198 gene encoding oxysterol-binding protein-related protein 3C-like isoform X1, encoding MGSPEKNENKGFFATMTSGFSMFSSAMHRSVNGMLGHEGVEVINPEGSKEDAEEEAQRGRWKPELLQRHGLYLCTLHINEPGSLLTLSLERLMRWLTMVELHFLQNRYIS
- the LOC114375198 gene encoding oxysterol-binding protein-related protein 3C-like isoform X2, translated to MGSPEKNENKGFFATMTSGFSMFSSAMHRSVNGMLGHEGVEVINPEGSKEDAEEEAQRGRWKPERHGLYLCTLHINEPGSLLTLSLERLMRWLTMVELHFLQNRYIS